From Medicago truncatula cultivar Jemalong A17 chromosome 7, MtrunA17r5.0-ANR, whole genome shotgun sequence, a single genomic window includes:
- the LOC25479658 gene encoding ATP synthase mitochondrial F1 complex assembly factor 2: MAHSLIKNSIKSINPKFLSTLSAHRIVRRFGSAAAADEEQSSSFTFSSEGDSIQLKSPSAARRKLSSSVTMPISFMTGSIVGKRFYKEVKTKEADDGNGWTVMLDYRTLKTPAKRPLKLPTVALAKAIAAEWDYQQIDGIRPFTMPLMRLACTALERVPVTRPKIIEHLVKKFNQDLVFCRAPDDNELASLVYERQVDKIDPLLHWLESEFGFKPVVYSSFFGGKQEDGLVMAIEKLLKKTDDCELAAIDAIAASAQSLTIAIALVHGRLQIEEAIELIRLEEDLQVDRWGLVEGGHDIDIADIRVQISSPVVFLGLSRNM; this comes from the exons atggctcactcattaataaaaaattcaatcaaatcaatAAACCCTAAATTTCTGTCCACCCTCTCAGCTCACCGGATTGTCCGGCGTTTTGGCTCCGCGGCGGCAGCTGACGAGGAGCAGTCCTCATCTTTCACATTCTCATCGGAGGGAGACAGCATCCAGCTGAAATCACCGTCTGCGGCGAGGCGTAAACTGTCGTCGTCGGTGACGATGCCGATTTCGTTTATGACGGGATCGATTGTGGGGAAAAGGTTTTACAAAGAAGTGAAGACAAAAGAAGCGGATGATGGTAATGGTTGGACCGTGATGCTTGATTACAGAACGCTTAAGACTCCTGCTAAGAGACCGCTTAAGCTTCCTACTGTTGCTCTTGCTAAGGCTATTGCCGCTGAATGGGATTATCAA CAAATAGATGGCATAAGACCCTTTACAATGCCTCTTATGAGACTTGCTTGCACTGCCTTGGAAAGAGTTCCTGTGACAAGGCCCAAAATTATTGAGCATTTGGTGAAGAAATTTAATCAAGATTTAGTATTTTGCCGTGCTCCTGATGACAATGAACTTGCAAGCTTGGTCTATG AACGCCAAGTTGACAAAATTGATCCTCTACTACACTGGTTGGAGTCAGAATTTGGCTTTAAGCCTGTTGTATACTCCAGCTTTTTTGGTGGAAAGCAGGAAGATGGTCTTGTGATGGCTATAGAGAAACTTCTAAAGAAAACAGACGACTGTGAATTGGCCGCAATTGATGCTATTGCAGCATCAGCACAGTCATTAACAATTGCCATTGCATTGGTGCATGGGAGATTGCAAATTGAGGAAGCAATAGAGCTTATTAGACTTGAAGAAGATTTACAG GTGGACAGGTGGGGCCTTGTTGAAGGTGGCCATGATATCGACATAGCTGATATTAGGGTACAGATTTCATCACCAGTTGTATTTCTTGGTTTGTCAAGAAATATgtag